The Corallococcus silvisoli genome contains the following window.
GGTGGATGCGGCTCTCGTGCCCCACCTGCTGGATGAGCAGCATCGGTTCGTCGGCGCGGACCTCCAGCTCCCGGTACGTGGGCGAGTCCGGCTCCGCCGGCTTCAGCGCCCGCCCCAGCGCCGCGCTCCAGAACCGCGCGGCGGCGTCGAGATCCTCCACCTTGCAGTCGATGACGAACGTGCTGAGTCGGCTGTGGTGCATGACGGCTCCTGGAAGTGTTGGGCGGTGGGGGGATGCCCGTTGAGGGGGAGCCAGGGATACACCGAAAAGCAGGGGGTGGGTATGGCGGAGTGGAAGGGGAGGGGGCCCGCCTGGGGGCCGGCCCTGGCGCGTTCCGGTGACCGGGGCCACGGGCTTCGCGGGGGCGGAGTCGAGGGCACCAGCGCATGGCCTGGAGAAGGACGCTGTGCGCGGCTGGGCGGCGCGCTCCCTGCCTCCCTCTGAGAAATTGTTACGTGCCCTGCGAGCCTCCCGGATGTTCCGCACCGGACCTGCCTGGGCGCGGCGGGAGCCCCGAAGGGCGGAGGCGTCCCCGGGACGAAACAATCACAGACAGGGGTGTGTGAAATGGATGATTCAATACGTGAAAAAGCAGCCTTCCCGGTCGTTGGTGGTGAGGGGGGTCGCTAGGTTCTGGCACCCCCATTCCAAGGAGTGTCACATGAAGCTGCGCAGCCGCTCCCCCTCACCATCGCCCTCATTCTCGAGCCCCTCGCCGTCCCCTTCGCCGGCCGCGAGCGGCGCTTCGTCGCCCGGCCGTGGCAACCTGAAGCGGGCGCGCGAGGACGATGGGACCGCGCCTTCCCCGGAGCTGGCCAAGCGGCCCCGGCAGGAATCCGAGGGCTCCAGCGTGGAGGGGCGGACCCGGCCCCAGAACGCCTATGACCGGGCCTCGAAGCGGACCCGTGAGAAGACGCGCCTCGAGGAGGACAGCTTCAAGAGCCAGACCT
Protein-coding sequences here:
- a CDS encoding VOC family protein, which produces MHHSRLSTFVIDCKVEDLDAAARFWSAALGRALKPAEPDSPTYRELEVRADEPMLLIQQVGHESRIHLDIESDDLDAELERLEALGARRIAYVQRWWVMESPTGQRFCIVRPQRGPLEGRANVWDGEGR